The proteins below come from a single Limnobaculum xujianqingii genomic window:
- a CDS encoding ABC transporter ATP-binding protein: MIVFSSLQIRRGVNVLLDNATATINPGQKVGLVGKNGCGKSTLLALLKGELSADGGNATFPASWALSWVNQETPALDIPAVEYVIDGDREYRRLEHALAEANEKNDGNEIASLHGKLDAIQAWTIYPRASSLLHGLGFSQEQLQQPVSAFSGGWRMRLNLAQALLCRSDLLLLDEPTNHLDLDAVIWLEKWLKSYEGTLILISHDRDFLDPIVDKILHIEQQQLFEYTGNYSSFERQRATKLSQQQALYQSQQEKVAHLQSYIDRFKAQATKAKQAQSRIKMLERMELIAPAHVDNPFSFSFRQPESLPNPLLRMEKVSAGYGDKTILQSIKLNLVPGSRIGLLGRNGAGKSTLIKLLAGELAPQQGEIGLAKGIKLGYFAQHQLETLRPDESPLQHLSRLAPQEYEQPLRDYLGGFGFRGDKVSENTERFSGGEKARLVLALIVWLRPNLLLLDEPTNHLDLDMRQALTEALIDFDGALVVVSHDRHLLRSTTDELYLVHDKKVEPFDGDLEDYQQWLVELQKQEMQPEANDKEPTANSAQARKDQKRREADFRTQTQPIRKKIDKLDIELNKLAKQLSDIELALSDTAIYEADKKAELTKLLQQQVSVKLAQEETEMNWLELQEQLEEMTAVFNQGE, from the coding sequence ATGATTGTTTTTTCTTCATTACAGATTCGACGTGGCGTTAACGTCCTGCTTGATAACGCAACAGCAACCATCAATCCTGGACAAAAAGTGGGACTGGTAGGTAAAAACGGCTGTGGAAAATCGACGCTGCTAGCACTACTAAAAGGTGAACTGTCGGCAGACGGTGGCAACGCCACCTTTCCGGCCAGTTGGGCTTTATCATGGGTCAATCAGGAAACACCGGCATTAGATATTCCCGCCGTTGAATATGTGATTGATGGCGATCGGGAGTACCGTCGGCTTGAACATGCGTTAGCAGAAGCCAATGAGAAAAACGACGGTAACGAAATTGCTTCACTGCACGGCAAACTGGATGCCATACAGGCATGGACCATCTATCCTCGCGCTTCCAGTTTGTTACACGGTTTAGGTTTCTCTCAGGAACAGTTACAACAACCGGTAAGTGCCTTTTCCGGCGGCTGGCGTATGCGACTGAACCTGGCTCAGGCTCTGCTTTGCCGTTCCGACTTACTGCTGCTCGATGAACCGACCAACCACCTCGATTTAGATGCGGTAATCTGGCTGGAGAAATGGCTGAAAAGCTATGAAGGTACTCTGATCCTGATTTCCCACGACCGGGATTTCCTTGATCCTATCGTGGATAAAATTTTGCATATCGAGCAGCAACAGCTGTTTGAATATACCGGCAACTACTCCTCCTTTGAACGCCAGCGCGCCACTAAGCTGTCGCAACAGCAGGCGCTGTATCAAAGCCAGCAAGAGAAAGTTGCTCATCTACAAAGCTATATCGATCGCTTTAAAGCTCAGGCAACCAAAGCCAAACAGGCACAAAGCCGAATTAAAATGTTAGAGCGCATGGAGCTGATCGCTCCTGCTCACGTTGATAACCCTTTCAGCTTTAGTTTCCGCCAGCCAGAAAGCTTACCGAATCCACTATTGAGAATGGAAAAAGTCAGTGCGGGTTACGGCGATAAAACCATTTTGCAATCCATCAAGCTGAATCTGGTACCCGGCTCACGTATCGGTTTACTGGGGCGTAACGGTGCAGGTAAATCTACATTAATCAAACTTTTGGCGGGAGAATTAGCACCTCAACAGGGGGAAATTGGTTTAGCTAAGGGGATCAAATTGGGTTACTTTGCCCAGCATCAATTGGAAACCCTTCGTCCTGACGAATCACCATTACAACATCTTAGCCGTCTGGCCCCGCAAGAATATGAGCAACCGCTACGGGATTATCTGGGAGGTTTTGGTTTTCGCGGTGATAAAGTCAGCGAAAATACCGAGCGCTTCTCCGGAGGAGAAAAAGCCCGTTTAGTGTTGGCATTAATTGTCTGGCTGCGTCCGAATTTACTGCTGCTCGATGAACCTACTAACCACCTCGATCTGGATATGCGTCAGGCACTGACCGAAGCGCTGATTGATTTTGATGGCGCTCTGGTGGTTGTTTCCCACGATCGTCATTTACTACGTTCCACTACCGATGAGCTCTATTTAGTTCATGACAAAAAGGTAGAGCCTTTCGACGGTGATTTAGAAGATTACCAGCAGTGGTTAGTTGAGCTGCAAAAACAAGAAATGCAACCGGAAGCGAATGATAAAGAGCCAACCGCGAACAGCGCTCAGGCACGTAAAGATCAGAAACGTCGTGAAGCAGACTTCCGCACTCAAACTCAGCCCATTCGTAAAAAGATCGACAAACTGGATATTGAACTCAATAAGCTGGCAAAACAGTTGAGTGATATTGAGCTGGCACTGTCGGATACCGCTATTTATGAGGCGGATAAAAAAGCCGAACTGACAAAACTGCTGCAACAGCAGGTTAGCGTGAAGTTAGCTCAGGAAGAAACCGAGATGAACTGGCTGGAATTGCAGGAGCAGTTGGAAGAGATGACGGCGGTGTTTAATCAAGGGGAATGA